The following coding sequences are from one Alkalinema sp. FACHB-956 window:
- a CDS encoding CGLD27 family protein: MKSSTCPVPVEQRPVNEFQALSESWFFKWAMCRGWSFAKPLAIAFVANLVVSAPIAAASFPFHKFPLECLLVAAAGACLIPCLLLVRLYLGWNYIKSRLLDTKIFYEESGWYDGQIWQKTPEFLDQDRLIVTYEVQPVLQRLQQALVFAMGVFLGLVIASIGWAMLG, encoded by the coding sequence ATGAAATCTTCTACTTGCCCTGTTCCGGTGGAACAGCGCCCTGTCAACGAGTTTCAGGCATTGTCAGAATCGTGGTTCTTTAAGTGGGCCATGTGTCGGGGCTGGAGCTTTGCCAAACCGTTAGCGATCGCTTTTGTTGCTAATTTAGTCGTCTCAGCGCCGATCGCGGCGGCAAGCTTTCCGTTTCATAAATTTCCGTTGGAATGTTTGTTAGTGGCAGCGGCTGGAGCTTGTTTAATTCCTTGTTTGCTGTTGGTTCGGCTCTATTTGGGTTGGAACTATATCAAATCTCGATTGTTGGATACGAAGATTTTCTATGAAGAGTCTGGATGGTACGATGGCCAAATTTGGCAGAAGACGCCGGAGTTTCTGGATCAAGATCGCTTAATCGTCACCTATGAAGTCCAGCCGGTGTTGCAGCGGTTGCAGCAGGCTCTCGTTTTTGCCATGGGCGTTTTTTTGGGGCTGGTCATTGCTAGTATTGGTTGGGCCATGCTGGGCTAG
- the ilvC gene encoding ketol-acid reductoisomerase, with translation MARMYYDADANLDLLNGKTVAIIGFGSQGHAHAQNLKDSGVNVVVGLYEGSKSAVKAKEAGLDVKSVADATKVADLIMILLPDEVQRSIYETQIAPNLSAGKTLAFAHGFNINYGQIVPPADVDVVMIAPKGPGHLVRRTYTQGQGVPALFAVYQDASGQARDKAMAYAKGIGGTRGGILETTFREETETDLFGEQVVLCGGLSALIKAGFETLVEAGYQPELAYFECLHEVKLIVDLIVEGGLATMRDSISNTAEYGDLTRGPRIVTDETKQEMKKILSEIQTGQFAREFVLENQSGKPGFIAMRRREAEHPIEEVGKDLRAMFSWLKKA, from the coding sequence ATGGCGCGGATGTATTACGATGCGGATGCAAATCTTGATTTATTAAACGGTAAAACCGTTGCAATTATTGGCTTTGGTTCCCAAGGTCACGCTCACGCTCAAAACTTAAAAGACAGTGGCGTGAATGTTGTTGTGGGTCTGTACGAAGGCAGCAAATCCGCCGTCAAAGCCAAGGAAGCAGGGCTGGACGTGAAGAGCGTGGCGGATGCAACCAAGGTGGCTGACCTGATCATGATCCTGCTGCCCGATGAAGTGCAGCGATCGATCTACGAAACCCAAATTGCCCCCAACCTGTCTGCGGGTAAAACCTTGGCCTTTGCCCATGGGTTCAACATCAACTACGGTCAAATCGTGCCCCCCGCTGATGTGGATGTGGTGATGATTGCACCGAAGGGGCCGGGACACCTCGTGCGCCGTACCTACACCCAAGGTCAAGGGGTGCCTGCCCTGTTTGCGGTGTACCAAGATGCCTCCGGCCAAGCACGGGACAAGGCCATGGCCTACGCTAAGGGGATTGGTGGAACTCGGGGCGGTATCCTGGAAACCACCTTCCGGGAAGAAACCGAAACCGACCTGTTCGGTGAACAAGTGGTGCTTTGCGGTGGCTTGAGTGCGCTGATCAAGGCTGGGTTTGAAACCCTAGTGGAAGCGGGTTATCAGCCAGAGTTGGCTTACTTTGAGTGCTTGCATGAAGTGAAGCTGATTGTGGATCTGATCGTGGAAGGTGGCTTGGCGACAATGCGTGACAGCATTTCCAACACCGCTGAGTATGGTGACCTGACCCGTGGGCCGCGCATCGTCACCGATGAAACCAAACAGGAAATGAAGAAAATTCTTTCCGAAATCCAAACCGGTCAGTTTGCCCGCGAGTTTGTCCTGGAAAACCAATCGGGTAAGCCTGGGTTCATCGCAATGCGTCGTCGGGAAGCTGAGCACCCGATCGAAGAAGTGGGTAAGGATCTCCGCGCAATGTTTAGCTGGCTGAAGAAAGCCTAA
- a CDS encoding glycosyltransferase family 87 protein codes for MPRLTIARFFREYFPYLLPSAILIYIVLESYQIDFRPYYVAGRSVLLGLDPYLNPVGLHPELYTPVNAESRPWSGFIYPPFAALLMTAFSWMPYGTAKVVYSVFILFCLWCLFFQLLRHRGSPLSPAVLVLALMSFPTLASFERGQIDILVCCLTVSAFYASQSNKPPVLPGLMLGMACLTKIFPFVALLYYLVKRQFRMVAATIGSILIFLTLPLFYFGYPVYLNFAKRTFPDLLGQIVNPYPTQTLGQTVLNRLVFAIEGNKLLVTHDFVHGYMNPFLRGKPFLALTVGAIAFAILFYFLRPRKEDEQFFSLLNTIHLFNPQTWIMGLVWYFPFLFHHFQRTTALGKFWLVLPIFMPPFTNSNGMLAYAVTLAFAIPGSRKHLLLPPKAPETPSVTPPTSKDVWD; via the coding sequence ATGCCCCGTCTTACGATCGCCCGCTTTTTCCGAGAGTATTTTCCCTATCTGCTGCCCTCGGCCATTTTGATCTACATCGTCCTAGAGTCCTACCAGATTGACTTCCGTCCCTACTATGTCGCAGGTCGATCGGTCTTACTGGGTTTGGATCCTTACCTCAATCCGGTGGGTCTGCATCCAGAACTCTATACCCCTGTGAATGCGGAAAGTCGGCCTTGGTCAGGGTTCATCTATCCCCCCTTTGCAGCCCTGCTCATGACCGCCTTTAGCTGGATGCCCTACGGCACCGCCAAGGTGGTGTATAGCGTTTTTATTTTGTTCTGTTTGTGGTGTTTATTTTTCCAACTGCTGCGCCATCGGGGCTCGCCCCTCTCTCCCGCAGTCTTAGTCCTGGCCCTCATGAGCTTTCCCACCCTGGCCAGCTTTGAACGGGGGCAGATCGATATCCTGGTGTGCTGTCTAACGGTGTCAGCGTTCTATGCTTCCCAATCCAACAAACCACCCGTCCTACCGGGGCTGATGCTGGGCATGGCTTGCTTGACGAAAATCTTTCCCTTTGTGGCCCTGCTCTACTACCTCGTCAAACGGCAGTTTCGCATGGTGGCCGCGACGATCGGCAGTATCCTAATTTTCCTCACCCTGCCCCTGTTCTACTTTGGCTATCCCGTCTACCTCAACTTTGCCAAACGCACCTTCCCGGATCTCCTGGGGCAAATTGTCAATCCCTATCCCACCCAGACCCTAGGACAAACGGTGCTGAATCGCCTCGTTTTCGCGATCGAAGGCAACAAGCTCCTGGTGACCCATGATTTTGTCCATGGCTACATGAACCCGTTTTTGCGGGGGAAACCGTTTCTGGCCCTCACCGTGGGCGCGATCGCCTTTGCAATCCTGTTCTACTTTCTGCGCCCCCGCAAAGAAGATGAACAGTTTTTCTCGTTATTGAACACGATCCACCTGTTCAATCCCCAGACCTGGATTATGGGATTGGTCTGGTATTTTCCCTTTCTCTTCCATCATTTCCAGCGGACGACGGCCCTGGGTAAATTCTGGCTGGTGCTGCCCATCTTTATGCCGCCCTTTACCAACAGCAATGGCATGTTGGCCTATGCCGTTACCCTGGCCTTTGCCATTCCCGGCTCCCGCAAACATTTACTGCTGCCCCCCAAAGCCCCCGAAACGCCTTCGGTGACTCCCCCAACCTCCAAGGATGTTTGGGACTGA
- a CDS encoding DUF3611 family protein encodes MTSQLDNSPAPPNLKQIAKTFRLVGWVSFWAQLVLAIISGLIFIFAVLSAAAFSRSATPGASAANPGTGGGIFFATCSLFVLAYCIYRSFQYVQLGRRLQETNPSFRPKKSETVQFLWRSLLVRGVGLLLAVMAAEAITGVLLGKAFLSMGAIFNPLAINQIIQPLDIFLVLANTHLITAHFIGSAASLWLLNRINR; translated from the coding sequence ATGACGAGCCAACTTGATAATTCGCCTGCGCCCCCCAACCTGAAACAGATTGCCAAGACCTTTCGCCTGGTGGGATGGGTCAGTTTCTGGGCACAGCTCGTCCTCGCAATTATTTCTGGGCTGATTTTTATCTTTGCAGTACTGTCGGCAGCGGCGTTTTCCCGATCGGCAACACCAGGAGCCTCGGCGGCCAATCCGGGAACGGGGGGTGGCATTTTTTTTGCGACCTGTAGTTTATTCGTTCTGGCCTACTGCATCTATCGATCGTTCCAATACGTCCAACTCGGTCGCCGGTTGCAGGAAACCAATCCCAGTTTTCGCCCAAAAAAATCAGAAACCGTGCAGTTCCTCTGGAGGAGCTTGCTAGTGCGGGGGGTGGGCTTGCTGCTAGCAGTCATGGCCGCAGAAGCGATTACCGGAGTGCTCCTGGGCAAAGCCTTTCTCTCCATGGGGGCCATTTTTAACCCCCTGGCGATTAATCAAATTATTCAGCCCCTCGATATTTTTCTAGTGCTAGCCAATACCCATTTGATTACGGCTCACTTTATTGGCAGTGCGGCTTCCCTGTGGTTGCTCAACCGCATTAACCGCTAA